The Balaenoptera acutorostrata chromosome 11, mBalAcu1.1, whole genome shotgun sequence genome segment GCTCTTAGATTTACCAGGCTCTTGCAGGACTCTGACAGTGAAACTGGCTGTAGATTAgcctcttcattccttttcctgTATGGTTAGCATTTTGTTTAATCTTTCTCTGcatgtttgttggtttttttggtaTAGGTTAGCAATTATAGTGGATGTAAAATTTATACCCTGCTATTGTTAAATCGTAAGTGCCTTTCTGTGAATTCATAatcatttaaaagattttaaatgtgaaaataatatgtgcgtttaaaatgttttgaaaattagaaaaatcttcATGAAAAACATCCTTAATGTCAGCAAAGGAGtctctgttaatattttggtgaaTATCCTTCCTGTCCTTTTTCCTATGCAGAGGAATTTTCTTGAAGGGCTTGCAAACTGTGCTGTATACGCAATATTGTAGCCCGCATAATGTTTAGTGTATCATAAACATTTTTCATAGTCCTCATAACCATTCGTTTTTTCAAAATGGAAGcgttattttttcctatttatagAATGAATATGTAGCTGTACAATTTTTTTGAAGCTTATAAAGTAAAAAGTGGAAATCACCTTGTAATTCCATTCCTCAGTTATAACCACAATTTGTAATGGATGCACATGCTGCCTTCAGAGGGACAAAGCAAGAGTTATTTAGTCAGTCACGTGTTTGCACactggtttttcatttttaagataatttcCCAGGAATGGGGTTGTTACATCAAAGGATACGCACATCTTGATGGCTTCTGATAGACGTTGCTAAAGTGCTTTCCATAAAGACTGTAGCTGCACAAATCACAAAAATGGAACTGACTGTTTTAGCTTCGCTTTATCTCTTGGATACTGGCTCTCTTTTGGTGAAGATACTGATGAACACGGAGGTGACTGGaagctcttccttctcctccactcTCATAAACCTTTCCCACCACcttcattcgttcatttattcagtcagtcAGCAACATTCGTGGAGCAGGACAAGTCATATCTTGGTCCAAgatattaagaaacaaaacaaaaaacctacagaatAGTTGGAGAAGAAGAGTATAAAGCAACaccacttctaaaaaaaaaaaaaaaacccgaggAAACTGAAGTCCTATATTTAGTTGGAGAGGTGTAAGTTCTCGAGCCAGAGAAACCTGGGTTCCTATCCCAGCGTGGCCTCCTGTTGGCTTGGGCTGGAGTCTGTCTCCTGATCTGTACCACGGACGTGATACTGTGCTGAGTAGTTGAGGGGTTTGGCAGTCAGGTACCTGGTGCCTGGCTGGTGCTCTGTCTACAGTCGCAGTTACTGTAAAAGAGCACAGCATGTTCATATGAGAGCAGCAGGGTGAACGGGGCACTGTGGGgatgcaggggagggggcagctcaCTCAGCTTGAGGAGGCGAGAGAGATTCACAAGGCAGGAGATAATCTGGATTTCATTTGGAAGGACTCAAGTCCTTGAGAGGTTTGCTGGGGGATTACTAGAGCATTTTGTTTCTTGCTCTAAATGATGTTTGGCAGCAATTTCTGCCTTTCAGTTGACGTGGACGTGTAATACATACTGCCTCACATTTTATAATGGCTCTGTACTTTTCCAGGAAGGAATTTCTTATCCATTATTCTCATTACAGCAACTCTGGAGGTTAGCAGGGCAGAGATTCCTCCCATTTGCTGGTGAATGGGGGCCCAAATCTAGGCCTTCCCACTGCCCAAGGCTGTTGCCAATGAACTCCTTTCCTTTTTGCTTAGTTTAGCCTGGGACTTGGTCTGTGtggcagagcctgtgctctgtccaCTCTAAAGGGCTGCCTCCTGGGAGCAAAGTAAGAATCAGCCCACAGCTCGCTCGGCTGTGTCCAGCTGGAATGGATGTGTAGCCAGATGCAGTTAGAGGGGCGGGGCCAGAGTCTATGCTGGGGATTTCCATGACTCCCAAATTTCTGACCCTGAGGGCCAAGATTCTTCTGTGATGTTTTATCCCTAGACACGTAGTTTGAGCACCCAGAATACGGGCCCTCGGTTGTGCTCTAAGGAGAACAAGTCCCTTGTCGTGGCAGTCCCCATGGGGCCAGCATCTAGGAGGGACTAGCTCTCCCAAACATTGTCAATGCCTTGCCTGGAAGGGCCCCTGAGCACCCCCGTCCACCCCCGGGGGCTGCAGCCTGGCTAACACTGCCACTCTCTCCACTTGCTCCCTCGGTCTCGGTGGTGTCAGTGCAGCAGCTGCTGGAAGATGGCGCGGACCCCTGTGCAGCTGACGACAAGGGCCGCACAGCCCTACACTTTGCCTCCTGCAACGGCAATGACCAGATTGGTGagtcctggggagggggagggagggaggctgggtgaGTAGCATCACtccagaggggctgggggaggatctGCTGTCTGCTCAGCCGGGTGCTGGATAGGAAGACCCGGCCCCCCTCACTCCTTTAGCCTGTAGAACTGGCACTGCCAGACCGGGGCAGGGGTCCACCTGGGGAAAGAATATGATTGCCTCTGAGGTCGGACCAGTCCTTCAAGACGTTCAGGCAACATTTACTCAGTGCTAAGGGCAGCAGTGGGACAGCCCCCCCTTTTTTATAAGTTTGTTTTGGATGTGGTATAACTTATGAACAGTGAGCTTTCTGTGTGTATACACTGCTGTAACCACCTCCTGGATCAAAGTATGGAACATTTTCAGCGCCCAGCAGCCTGCCTCATGCCCCTTCCAGTCCTCACCCCCGCGTGGACCTTGATCACCAGATTAGTTTCACCTGTTTTTCAATTTCGCATAAACGGAAGCACAGAGTATGCACTCTTTTGTTTCTTGAATTCTTTCACTCAAAATTATAtccttgagggacttccctggtggtccagtggttaagactctgcgcttccaatgcatgGGGGAGGGTTctatccctagtcggggaactaagatcccacatgctgcgcagccaaaaaaaaaaggaattatattCTTGAGACTCATCCCTGAAGGTTGTGAGTAACGGTAGTTCTTTGCTCTCATTGCTGGCTGGTGTTTCATTGTGTGACAGACCACAGTTCACCCATTCtactattgatgggcatttgtgttttttccaggTCTGGACTATTAGGAGCAAAGCTGCTaggaacatttttgtacatgtgACTTGATGGATATAAGCACTTATCTGTGTTAGAATTGTTGGGTCACTGGGGTACACACATGTTTAGCTAGTGTGTACTACCAAACTTTTCCCAATGATGGTTCTACCAATAtacactcccaccagcactgTAAGAGAGTTCCACATTTTCCCACATCTTTGGCAATGCTTGgtattatctcttttaaattttagccctTCTAGTAtagtggtatctccttgtggtttaaTTTGCGTTTCTCTGATGGTCAGTAATGTTGAGCACATCTTCaggtatttattggccatttttgtatcctcttttgtgaagtatctgttcaagtctcttgtccatttttttttaacaagttgcctatctttttcttattgatttgtagaaattctttatatattctgaatataaatcatttattaaatataaatgacttTTTCTCAGCTTGCCTGTTCTCTGAATGTTCTCATTTGATGAAcacaagttcttaattttaattttatttttatttatttatatttggctgcgttgggtcttcattgctgcgcacgggctttctctagttgtggtgagcgggggctactctttgttgcagtgcgcaggcttctcattgcggtggtttctcttgttgcggagcacaggctctaggagcgcgggcttcagcagtagtggctcgcaggctcagtagttgtggtgcacgggcttagttgctccacggcatgtggaatcttctggaccagggatcgatcccatgtgccctgcattggcagatggattcttacccactgcgccaccaggagaGTCCcacaagttcttaattttaatgattcCAATTTAtcgatcttttcttttttatggttagtATTTTTGTGACCTGTTTAGGAAATCTTTGCCTATCCCAAGGTtatgaagatattctcctgtTCTCTTCTACAGGCCTGACTGTTACAGCTTTCACATTTAGGTCCATGGTCCCTCTTGAATTAGTTTCTGTATATGTTGTGAGGCTCAGATTGGCCTCCTCGTATGAGTTAGTCTGCCTGTACGTCCAGCTGGGTAATTGGTGAGCCCTGGTGATACCACAGCCCACCCCTGATGTGACCTAGAGACTCGTAAGGAGGGGGTGCTCAGCATCTTCTATTGGCCTAATCCCCACTATGGTGCTTGCCTGTGGAAGGGGCAGAAAATGCCCTTGAGAGCCTTCACTAGCAGCCACTGATGTTGGAAGAACTTTCTTTAACCCCTAAAGTCTCAGTCCCGTAATACCTGCATAGGCCAGGGGGCCCTCCCAGAATCCTCAGTTCTTGGCCCTAGAGTCCTGCACATGAGCTTAGGGGCGAATGAgccagtgagtgagtgaatgaaacaGCATGGGGGACTGTGTCAGCTTTCAGTGTTCCCCACTTTGAGTGAGCCTCTTTAGCTAGGTTATGGGTGGGGGTTAGGGTACTGCTCATAGAAGCCCCCAACAGCTCCTCTTGGGTTTTCCTGTTTCCAGTGCAGCTGCTTCTGGACCATGGAGCCGACCCCAATCAGCGAGATGGGCTGGGGAACACGCCACTGCACCTGGGTCAGTGCCTGGCAAGCTGCCAAGACACCCTCCTCTGCAGCACAGACAGGCTCCTCTGATGGAGGGCCTGGGGTCCTGCGGGCTCCCAGCAGGCTCTCCTATCATCTGGGGGGAGCCTGAGCCCCAGGGCCACACTCCCCTTGGGCTGTGTCCCATGGCTGTCCCCATCCATCACTAGTTGGCTGTGCCCTGAGCAGAGCTGATTTCACAACCTGAACTGACTCAGCAGCAGCTCTGTTAGGGGAGGTTCCCACCTTGCGGCTGACTCACGCTGTGGCTCACGGTGAGGCAGGTCCTgtcttcaagcctcagtttccccagctgtacaGGGAGGGAGTCGGATTTGATCACTGAGTCCCTCCCAGTTGCTGCCTTGTGATGCCTTCTCAGGGGGCGTGACCTGGCATCGGGACCCTCAGAGACACAGTCCTGCTCCCTCTGGTGGGCACCCAGGCCGAGCCCCAGTGGTCCTGGACTCTCAGTCCCTGTTCTTCTCCCTCAGCGGCCTGCACCaaccatgtccctgtcatcaccaCACTGCTGCGAGGAGGTGAGTggtcccctccccttctctctcctctctccccctcacccccagcatgCTCACCTCTGCCTGCTCCCACAGGGGCCCGGGTAGATGCCCTGGACCGGGCGGGCCGCACGCCCCTGCACCTGGCCAAGTCGAAGCTCAACATCCTGCAGGAAGGCCACTCCCAGTGCCTGGAGGCCGTGCGGCTGGAGGTAAAGCAGGTGAGCACCCCCTTCAGCTGAGCCTGCGGCCCCGAGCAAACCCTGGGCAGGTGCTGCCCGAACCACAGACAGGCCCGCCTCCGGCACCAGGGCTCCTGGGTGGCTTCACCCGGACCCCAGCTGGCACCTGTTCCACTGTGCCCCTCGGCAGCAGCATCAGGCCGCTCTGTGCCTCCCAGCACAGCCTCAGCCCACCCTCTGGTTTCAGATCATCCAGATGCTGAGGGAGTACCTGGAGCGCCTGGGGAGGCACGAGCAGCGGGAGCGGCTGGATGACCTCTGCACCCGCCTCCAGATGACAAGCACCAAAGAGCAGGTGAGCCGCGGCTGCAGGTCCAGACCCGGGCCCTGGCCGGAGCCTCAGGGCCAGCCCACCCCTGCTCTGACGCAGGAGAAAGAGGCGTGGCTGCGGGCCTGTCGCCCACTGTGGACCTCAGAGCCTCTGTCCACTTCCTTTGAAGCTGCCCTGGCGCTTCTCTCTGGGGCGGTCTGAGACCACCTGGCAGCAAGGATTCAGCCTCGGACAGCTGCTCCCTAGTCACGGTGAAGCCACCACATGCCCTGCGGGGAGAGAGAGTGTCTGCCCTCCATGCCTGTGGTGCTGCTGGGGGGACCCGGGGGCACCCCATAACAGAGCCTCGGTTTCATCCCGCAGGTGGATGAAGTGACCGACCTGCTGGCCAGCTTCACCTCCCTCAGCTTGCAGATGCAGAACATGGAGAAGAGGTAGCAAGAGAGGCTCCCCGCCCTCCCGCTCCgccaccctcccccgccccactgcCCTCTCATTACAAAGGAAAAGCCCAGTGCCTGGGACTTCGTCTGCCGAGGCCCTCGCCCCCAGCTGCTGCGAGGCAGAGATGCTCTCTCACTGACCTCAGCGCCACTCCCAGCCACGGTCTCCATCATCCCTGGGGGCCGGGACCACAGCCCACAGCGTCTTCCTTCGGCTCCCACGGCGCCGCAGCCACGCCTCACCAGCTCTGGCCAACGCGCTATCCTAGCAGGCCTCACCCGTCCCATGGCCTCCCTGGCACCCTCGGCAGGCCCCAGACCCTTCTCTGTGTCCCTTTCCAGCCGTGGGCTCGTTGCGGCCAGCAGGATTTGGCTTAGGGCAGGCACCCTGTGGCCTAGGGGGCTTCTGGGCTGGCCCCGCACTTCTCACCAGCACTTAGATTTAGGCTTGTCACCGGACTTTCAAGGAGACATGGCAGTGAGTTTCTCTGGTTGGAAGGAGGGGGTTGGTGAAGCCTAGACCTTAGAAATACAGGGTTAGGAAGGGCCCGGCTGAACCCAAAGCAGGTAATCCCCAGCCTTTTTTCTCCCAATCATTGAAACACCAGGAGGGGGTCGCCATTCTGCAGCCTCGTTGCAGTAGGCGGAGGAGTAGCCCCCAGGATGGCCGTGTTCTAATCCCAGGAACCTGCGAACATTACCTTATatgacaaaagggactttgcagatgttatTAAGTTAAGGGTCTTTAGACAAGGCAACTGTCCTGGATTATCCGGGTGGGCCTGGTATAATCACACGGATCCTTATTAGAGGGAAGCAGGAGCtcagagaggaagcaggagatGTGGTGGTGGAAGCAAGAAATCGGAGTAACTCGAGGACGGGGtcgcaagccaaggaatgcaggcggcCTCCAGAAGctgcaaaaggcaaggaaatggattctcccttcAGAACTTCCAGAAGGGACCAGCCTGCCggcaccttgactttagcccagagAGATTTCAGATTCTGACTGccagaaccataagagaataaatttgtgttgtttgaaGGCCCAAAAACTCACTGCAAAGaagcccgccccaccccacccccccaccgctgCCACTTCTGCCCCGACAGGAGCAGACATTATTCCCCTTGGGGCTCGAACACGCCAAAGGTGGCGCCCCCTCCTGGCAGGGATCTGCCACAGCAGAAAGCCTGAAGGGAGGGCCTGCTGGGCCCAGCCCTCTCCCAGGAAGCATTCGACTGTAGAGTAAAGACAGACTTTTTCCAGATTGGCAATCCCTGCCTGCTCTGGCTCTGCCCCACCTTCCCTCTCACCCAGTTGGAATCCTGGCTGCCTTTCAGAGGAGGGGAACTTGTCTCCCAAATCCCAGCTTGATCAGACCTGAACTGAACTCATGGGATCCAGCTGTTCCCCAGACCCTAAGAAAAAAAGGGTCTTTCTGTGGGGCTGAGATACAGGCCCGGGGCTGCCTCCAGGACcctgggagaggggaggctgCAAGCTCCGCCAGGTCGCCAGGGTTGGGGAAGGTACCCTCCCCAAgactggggagagaggagggcagaggaagCAGTAAAGTGTGTCTGTGTAACtcaagctgctgctgctgtgagTGAGGTGGCTGCTGCTGGCCGTGTGCCAGAGTAAGGTGAGGAGCGACCTGTGAGCGGACCGGTGGGTGGGCGGGTGGGcctttctcccttcctgcctGTCCACGCGATTAACTCCCTCAGGTGAGCCTGCCCACTCAGGCCCAGGGGGCACGTTAGGGCTTGCCCTCTGGGGGCTCTGCTGGGGCCTGTGCCTGGACACAGCCCCGCTTTGCCCCTGGCCCCAGGGGTGGGGCTGAGCAGGGAAGAGCCCGGGGCAGAGGAGAAACAGGATGGGAAGGAAGGGACCTCAAACTCAGTGAGCTTGCTTCTctgggcaccccccccccccccagcacacCTCCGGGGCTGATCACCCTAGAGAGCGTTGAGgcaaggtttctcaacctcaggtCTAAGGGGTTAAATTAGTGGGCCATTAGAGAGGTATGAACCCCCTGAAACGATGCAAGATTTTGTGTGGACAGTATGCATGTACTGGTAAAAGGGTCTATAGCTTTTATTCTAAGCAGGGTCCACACTTAGAAGAGGTTAGGATCTCTTGCTGCAGAACTTTGGGAGCAGATAGGTGAGAGGCCTGCCCAGGGCATCCTGGGGACTGCCTGGGCACTTCTGGGACCCGTTATCCCCTAGGGCAGCTTGCTTTCTATTGGCAGAGCTGAGGAGGTGGGGTGTGCTGAGACTTTGTGAAATTGCCCTGAGATGACTGCGCATTTCTAAGATAACTAACCTGCCTCGGAGACTCTCGGGCTAACCCCCAACAAGTCCTTGGCCTGGACCAAGCCATCGCCACCTGGCAAGTGGGGCACCTCCCTGCAGCATCCTCCATCCCTGTGGTGCCCCGCCCACCCATCCCTGGCCCTGTAGCCATGTAACTAGGAGAATGACCACTGGGGCAAGCGAGGGGGCCATCGTGCACCCCACCCTGGCTGTACAGACAGTGAACAAAAGGCTTGACAGATGAAGGTGGCTTGTGGGCCAGCAATCAGACACTTGCCAGACAGCCGGGCAGCTAGCCAATCTGCCTCCATCCTTTTCCGGCCAAGATTTTTCCTGCAATCCCAAATCTCTCTGAAGATCCAGCCAGTTAAAGTCAGCCTCAGACATTAGGGTGAGTCAGAAAACACACAAGTTGGCCCTGAGCAGactgggctgggcagggcaggaTGGAGAACTGGACAGAGGCTGCCCACACAGGAGTTAGCTCTGTTACTAGCTGCTCTGGAAGCTACGGAGTTggtggggggagcagggagggggccgGGGGTTTGGGGGGGCAGTAAGAAGAAATCCTGTTTGCTGATTTCACCGGCTGGGTAGGGTCCTTTGCTTTATACCTCCCATTTCATTCACGTTGGAAATACCTATCAAGCACTTGCCATGTGCTCGGCAATGTTCCAGGTAGCAATACAACAGggaacaaaaaaagcaaaataaaattcctGCCTTTGCCCATGGCAGACGGTGGTAATGCTTGGGGAATATTCACAACTTCTCCCAACCATGCTGTGAGATAACTGGCCTTGCTGGTGCTTTGGATGGGTGAGAAAATGCAGGTTTGCCAGGGTGACCCAACCAGGCAGCTGGGCTGGACCCTGGACCCACCCCCAAAGCTCGTGCTGTTTCCACCACGCCTGAAATTAGAGCTTCCTCAGAAGCAGTTTCCTAAAACTGAGGGCGACAACATTtgttgagctcctactgtgtacCAGCAGGCCCTTTACACAAGCCCTTTGATTTAGTGTTTGCAGCCAAAAGAGTAGCCAATGCCCTTGCTCCCActattttatagatgcagaaGATTGAGGCTCAGGCAGAGAGTAACTTGCTTGAGGTCAGCAGCGCaggacccagcccagcccaggaatCTCTGCCAAGGTTCCCAAAGTGCCAGTGTCCCCAGTGCTCCTGAGACACAGTGAA includes the following:
- the ANKRD54 gene encoding ankyrin repeat domain-containing protein 54 isoform X3, producing MAAAAGGADEESRSGRSSSDGECAVAPEPLTGPEGLFSFADFGSALGGGAGLPGRAAGGTQSPLRYLHVLWQQDAEPRDELLCKIPSGRLRRAARPHRRLGPTGKEVHALKRLRDSANANDVETVQQLLEDGADPCAADDKGRTALHFASCNGNDQIAASGPWSRPQSARWAGEHATAPGGLHQPCPCHHHTAARRGPGRCPGPGGPHAPAPGQVEAQHPAGRPLPVPGGRAAGGKADHPDAEGVPGAPGEARAAGAAG
- the ANKRD54 gene encoding ankyrin repeat domain-containing protein 54 isoform X1; protein product: MAAAAGGADEESRSGRSSSDGECAVAPEPLTGPEGLFSFADFGSALGGGAGLPGRAAGGTQSPLRYLHVLWQQDAEPRDELLCKIPSGRLRRAARPHRRLGPTGKEVHALKRLRDSANANDVETVQQLLEDGADPCAADDKGRTALHFASCNGNDQIVQLLLDHGADPNQRDGLGNTPLHLAACTNHVPVITTLLRGGARVDALDRAGRTPLHLAKSKLNILQEGHSQCLEAVRLEVKQIIQMLREYLERLGRHEQRERLDDLCTRLQMTSTKEQVDEVTDLLASFTSLSLQMQNMEKR
- the ANKRD54 gene encoding ankyrin repeat domain-containing protein 54 isoform X4, with protein sequence MPTMWKQQLLEDGADPCAADDKGRTALHFASCNGNDQIVQLLLDHGADPNQRDGLGNTPLHLAACTNHVPVITTLLRGGARVDALDRAGRTPLHLAKSKLNILQEGHSQCLEAVRLEVKQIIQMLREYLERLGRHEQRERLDDLCTRLQMTSTKEQVDEVTDLLASFTSLSLQMQNMEKR
- the ANKRD54 gene encoding ankyrin repeat domain-containing protein 54 isoform X2, which codes for MAAAAGGADEESRSGRSSSDGECAVAPEPLTGPEGLFSFADFGSALGGGAGLPGRAAGGTQSPLRYLHVLWQQDAEPRDELLCKIPSGRLRRAARPHRRLGPTGKEVHALKRLRDSANANDVETVQLLLDHGADPNQRDGLGNTPLHLAACTNHVPVITTLLRGGARVDALDRAGRTPLHLAKSKLNILQEGHSQCLEAVRLEVKQIIQMLREYLERLGRHEQRERLDDLCTRLQMTSTKEQVDEVTDLLASFTSLSLQMQNMEKR